One window from the genome of Alkalihalobacillus sp. LMS6 encodes:
- a CDS encoding GNAT family N-acetyltransferase, protein MRFVAMTEDQAKWVAYQWHYKGAYSFFHDEQHSHMSSFLEFGKKNTWQYAIYREHEIIGFIGVKRINGMIEIAPGLNPEETGKGKGRAFVQKCVEFLKDETDPDKICVLIAKDNTHARHVFEEVGFQADTDYEEELTRMIYTIK, encoded by the coding sequence ATGCGCTTTGTGGCTATGACGGAGGATCAAGCAAAGTGGGTTGCGTATCAATGGCATTACAAAGGAGCGTATTCATTTTTTCATGATGAACAACACTCCCATATGTCATCCTTTTTGGAGTTTGGGAAGAAAAACACATGGCAGTACGCGATTTACCGTGAGCACGAAATAATTGGCTTTATCGGTGTTAAACGCATAAATGGAATGATTGAGATCGCTCCTGGTTTAAACCCTGAAGAAACAGGAAAAGGGAAAGGGCGAGCGTTTGTACAAAAGTGTGTCGAGTTTTTAAAAGACGAAACCGATCCCGATAAAATATGTGTGTTGATTGCCAAGGACAATACGCACGCACGGCATGTGTTTGAAGAAGTTGGCTTTCAAGCCGATACGGATTACGAAGAAGAGCTAACCCGAATGATTTACACGATTAAATAA
- a CDS encoding UDP-N-acetylmuramoyl-L-alanyl-D-glutamate--2,6-diaminopimelate ligase: protein MQPIQTLFDSIIPLPSTIDKALMITGITDRSSEVKQGYVFFAIKGYATDGHDYIHDAIRKGAAAIIGEKENLSLPVPYVNVDQSRLVLAKLASRFYDKQEKKPVMIGITGTNGKTTTSFMLKHLFESVGLSCALFGTVVNIINGEELTSTTNTTLGPIELHRQLALSNDDIVIMEVSSHALTQNRVAGITFDFALFTNLSQDHLDYHQTMDDYFSAKKALFALLHRDGKAIINGYNKWGETLATSLKSEQLPVHVLGDTGDFKLKTIHFDSPMKAILSEQNRECTLTVPLIGEHNMYNAAMAYMTARLYGLPQGKIVQAFASFKGAPGRFELFSHPAGATFVVDYAHTEDAFSYCLQAIKQMGANSITHIFGFRGNRDSGKREAMIATSEKWANHIVLTFDDLNNVSEEDMRRTLLSFTLKNGSIQTSRPLAIEKAWNSAKKDDWVLITGKGHERYKQAFQYNSVSDSDTIKHLQNGTLTRRAVKTS, encoded by the coding sequence ATGCAGCCTATTCAAACACTTTTTGATTCCATTATCCCGCTTCCTTCTACTATTGATAAAGCACTTATGATTACTGGGATTACGGATCGATCATCAGAAGTAAAACAAGGATATGTATTTTTCGCCATCAAAGGATATGCCACCGATGGCCACGATTACATTCATGATGCCATTCGAAAAGGGGCAGCCGCCATTATCGGTGAAAAGGAAAACCTAAGCTTGCCAGTACCGTATGTAAACGTCGATCAAAGCAGACTCGTTCTTGCGAAACTTGCTAGTCGTTTTTATGATAAGCAAGAGAAAAAACCAGTTATGATTGGCATTACTGGGACGAACGGGAAAACAACGACCTCATTTATGTTAAAACATCTCTTTGAATCGGTTGGATTATCGTGTGCGTTATTCGGTACGGTCGTAAACATCATTAATGGCGAGGAATTAACTTCGACGACAAATACGACATTAGGACCTATTGAGCTGCATCGACAGCTGGCCCTAAGCAATGACGACATTGTTATTATGGAAGTCTCCTCACATGCATTGACGCAAAACCGCGTTGCCGGCATCACGTTTGATTTCGCTCTTTTTACAAACCTTAGTCAAGATCACCTTGATTACCATCAAACGATGGACGACTATTTTTCAGCGAAAAAAGCGCTGTTTGCTCTATTGCATCGAGATGGAAAAGCAATTATAAATGGTTATAATAAATGGGGCGAAACGCTAGCCACTTCTTTAAAATCGGAACAGCTCCCTGTACACGTATTAGGTGACACAGGGGATTTTAAACTGAAGACGATCCATTTTGATTCTCCTATGAAAGCCATTCTGTCGGAACAAAACCGTGAATGTACGCTTACAGTTCCGCTCATTGGCGAACATAATATGTATAATGCAGCGATGGCGTATATGACTGCACGTTTATATGGCTTGCCACAAGGTAAAATTGTTCAAGCATTCGCTTCGTTCAAAGGAGCACCAGGAAGATTTGAACTGTTTTCTCACCCAGCTGGAGCAACATTTGTTGTCGATTACGCTCACACAGAAGACGCTTTTTCTTATTGCCTGCAAGCCATTAAACAGATGGGAGCCAACTCCATTACGCATATCTTTGGGTTTCGTGGGAATCGTGATTCAGGAAAACGTGAAGCCATGATTGCAACGTCTGAAAAATGGGCCAACCATATTGTGTTAACGTTTGATGATTTAAATAACGTCTCCGAAGAGGACATGCGACGAACCTTATTATCGTTCACATTAAAAAACGGAAGCATTCAAACAAGTCGTCCCCTCGCCATTGAAAAAGCATGGAATTCAGCTAAAAAAGACGACTGGGTTTTAATTACCGGTAAAGGCCATGAACGATATAAACAAGCGTTCCAATACAATAGCGTTTCAGACAGCGACACAATCAAACATTTACAAAATGGAACCTTAACACGCAGAGCCGTCAAAACATCGTAG
- the wrbA gene encoding NAD(P)H:quinone oxidoreductase, giving the protein MSNEKIAIVYYSSTGTNYQLAKWAEEAAKATGAEVKVLKFPELAPDAAIDANPAWRAHVDATKDIPEVTANDMEWADGFIFSVPSRFGNVPGQAKQFFDTLGGLWAGGKLANKVVSAMSSAANAHGGQEQTVLSLYTTMFHWGAIIAGPGYTDPVAFSSGGNPYGTSVTVDQEGNMVEDVEEAVKHQARRTVSVTSWVKAGQ; this is encoded by the coding sequence ATGAGTAACGAAAAAATTGCCATTGTTTATTACAGTTCAACTGGTACAAACTACCAACTAGCTAAATGGGCTGAAGAAGCAGCAAAAGCAACTGGTGCAGAAGTGAAAGTACTAAAATTCCCTGAGCTCGCTCCTGATGCAGCGATTGATGCAAACCCTGCATGGCGTGCGCACGTAGACGCGACTAAAGATATTCCTGAAGTAACGGCTAACGACATGGAATGGGCTGACGGATTTATCTTCTCTGTCCCTTCTCGTTTCGGTAACGTACCTGGTCAAGCAAAACAATTCTTTGATACTCTCGGCGGACTTTGGGCTGGCGGAAAACTTGCCAACAAAGTTGTCAGTGCAATGTCTTCAGCAGCAAATGCACACGGTGGTCAAGAGCAAACAGTTCTTTCTCTATACACAACGATGTTCCACTGGGGTGCCATTATTGCTGGACCTGGATACACAGATCCAGTAGCGTTCTCTTCTGGCGGAAACCCTTACGGCACGAGCGTAACGGTGGATCAAGAAGGAAATATGGTGGAAGACGTAGAAGAAGCGGTTAAACACCAAGCAAGACGCACAGTATCTGTAACAAGCTGGGTAAAAGCAGGTCAATAA
- a CDS encoding HD domain-containing protein translates to MLLIEPLYPNVQMFNWERALFQTRKVKRLKQLAHYGAGSFVSPVTHSRFEHTLGVWKLTAMFFREREDLRAAAILHDIGHLPFSHAVERTLGYNHHHLTEISIRTEEDITSILSQNGISVEKVIQCLNEENGLLGTTDGMGLDHLDSFLRDTYMLGGIERLPKELLSHIRCTSQGIEADADTCAFIMDCVVNDHALFLSPLLLAVDRVLAEAVRLHLQDNPSPIESMTDDELLAELKASNQKEVQELMEVLLYRTDRLHVSESVRGEGLEVNVRKLYHKAPLYNGKSYSETAAGMKQMNRLNGLKKTYNVTVV, encoded by the coding sequence ATGCTTCTAATAGAGCCGCTTTACCCTAATGTGCAGATGTTCAATTGGGAGCGAGCGCTTTTTCAAACAAGAAAAGTGAAACGCTTAAAACAATTAGCCCATTATGGAGCTGGGTCTTTTGTTTCGCCTGTCACCCATTCAAGATTTGAACACACACTAGGCGTATGGAAGCTAACGGCGATGTTTTTTCGTGAGCGTGAAGATTTACGAGCAGCGGCAATCTTACATGATATTGGCCATCTTCCATTTTCCCATGCGGTTGAGCGAACGCTTGGCTATAACCATCATCATTTAACGGAAATATCGATTCGAACGGAAGAGGACATTACCTCAATCTTGTCACAGAACGGAATTTCAGTAGAAAAGGTCATTCAATGTTTAAACGAGGAGAACGGGTTACTAGGGACGACTGATGGAATGGGACTCGATCATCTGGATAGTTTCTTACGTGATACGTATATGCTCGGAGGAATTGAGCGGTTGCCAAAAGAGTTGCTTTCACATATTCGTTGTACAAGCCAGGGAATTGAAGCAGATGCCGACACTTGTGCTTTTATTATGGATTGTGTGGTAAACGATCACGCTCTTTTTTTGTCACCACTCTTGCTTGCGGTGGATAGGGTGTTAGCTGAAGCTGTGCGACTACATTTGCAAGATAACCCTTCTCCTATTGAGTCAATGACGGATGATGAGCTTCTTGCGGAATTAAAAGCTTCAAACCAAAAAGAAGTTCAAGAACTTATGGAAGTGCTTTTATATCGAACCGATCGTCTACACGTTAGCGAAAGCGTGAGAGGAGAAGGTCTAGAGGTCAATGTTCGTAAACTGTATCACAAAGCTCCTCTTTATAATGGGAAATCTTATAGTGAAACAGCAGCCGGGATGAAACAGATGAATCGCTTAAATGGACTGAAAAAAACGTATAACGTGACGGTTGTGTAA
- a CDS encoding TRAP transporter permease translates to MQKYDPESRTRNVKGITAAIVFIGLLSFSLFHIYTGIFGAFTAQIQRTIHLGFALTLIFLLFPARRKTTKDSVPWYDYLLALTAIIVSAYWPVFYSDLVQQIGGIATTTQFIIGALAVVLVFEATRRAVGLPIVIIAGLFVVYALFGPYMPGFLAHRGLNLDQFINSMFFTTQGILGTPLQVSSTFIFLFLLFGAFLIQTGVGGYFNDLAISIAGRRIGGPAKVAIFSSALNGTISGSSVANTVTTGAYTIPMMKRLGYKPNFAGAVEAAASTGGQIMPPIMGAAAFLMIEFAGVSYWEIARAAIIPAILYFSGIWIMTHFEAKRLNLLGLPADQIPAKMVIIKKLHLLLPILLIIFLLFRGFSIERAALLGILSTVIVSLFLKETRITPSKFVLALTSGARTALGIAAATACAGIIVGVVTTTGLGLKMGNMIVGLAGTFTTSPEIQLLLTLVLTMITCIIIGMGSPTTANYIITSTIALPAIIALNGELEVAIPILAAHMFVFYFGILADITPPVALAAFAATGISGGEPIRTGINATKLAIAAFIIPYMFVLQPQLLMIDSTPLEIGVTFVTAFVGMIAIGACMIGYWYRKINWFERILSLAAGLLLIYPEGYSDIIGFVLFVGLIVLQLLTMKKNKSTASLQN, encoded by the coding sequence ATGCAAAAGTATGATCCAGAATCACGAACACGGAACGTAAAAGGCATTACAGCAGCCATCGTCTTTATAGGGTTGCTGTCGTTTTCATTATTTCATATTTATACAGGGATTTTTGGTGCATTCACAGCGCAAATTCAGCGTACGATTCATTTAGGCTTTGCCTTAACGCTCATTTTCCTACTCTTTCCGGCTAGACGCAAAACAACGAAAGATAGCGTGCCATGGTACGATTACCTGCTAGCATTAACCGCTATTATTGTCAGTGCGTACTGGCCCGTTTTTTACAGTGATTTAGTTCAACAAATTGGCGGGATTGCCACGACGACCCAATTTATTATTGGTGCCTTAGCGGTTGTACTTGTCTTTGAAGCAACACGTCGAGCAGTCGGCTTACCGATTGTCATTATTGCTGGACTTTTCGTAGTCTACGCCCTTTTTGGTCCATATATGCCAGGCTTTCTGGCACATCGAGGTTTAAACTTAGATCAATTCATTAACTCTATGTTCTTTACAACACAAGGAATTTTAGGAACACCCTTACAAGTATCATCAACCTTTATTTTCTTATTTCTTTTATTTGGAGCGTTTTTAATTCAAACGGGGGTCGGCGGATATTTTAATGATTTGGCGATTTCCATTGCCGGACGGAGAATAGGTGGACCTGCTAAAGTAGCGATCTTCTCTAGTGCACTTAACGGTACGATTTCCGGGAGTTCAGTGGCAAATACTGTCACAACAGGTGCCTATACGATACCGATGATGAAAAGACTAGGATATAAGCCGAATTTCGCTGGAGCTGTAGAAGCAGCCGCTTCAACAGGTGGACAGATTATGCCGCCTATCATGGGGGCAGCCGCCTTCTTAATGATTGAATTTGCTGGAGTGAGCTATTGGGAAATCGCGAGAGCTGCGATCATCCCAGCCATTCTCTACTTTTCTGGTATTTGGATTATGACTCATTTTGAAGCTAAACGCTTAAACTTACTCGGGTTACCGGCAGACCAAATTCCAGCAAAAATGGTGATTATAAAAAAACTTCACCTTTTACTCCCAATTTTATTAATCATTTTTTTACTCTTTCGAGGATTTAGTATTGAGCGAGCCGCCTTACTTGGAATTTTGTCTACAGTCATTGTCAGTTTATTTTTAAAAGAAACAAGAATCACGCCAAGTAAATTTGTTCTTGCTTTAACAAGCGGGGCACGTACAGCATTAGGAATTGCTGCTGCAACCGCTTGTGCTGGTATTATTGTTGGCGTTGTCACAACAACTGGGCTTGGATTGAAAATGGGAAATATGATTGTCGGTCTTGCAGGCACGTTTACAACTAGTCCTGAGATCCAATTACTCCTTACACTCGTCCTCACCATGATTACTTGTATTATCATTGGGATGGGTTCACCGACGACAGCAAACTATATCATTACATCGACCATCGCGCTCCCAGCAATTATTGCACTAAATGGAGAATTAGAAGTGGCCATTCCAATTCTTGCTGCGCATATGTTTGTCTTTTATTTCGGTATACTTGCTGACATCACACCGCCCGTTGCGCTGGCCGCATTTGCCGCCACGGGAATATCAGGCGGCGAACCAATACGAACAGGAATTAATGCGACGAAGCTAGCCATAGCCGCATTTATTATTCCTTATATGTTCGTCTTACAACCACAATTGTTAATGATTGATTCGACCCCGCTCGAGATTGGCGTTACCTTCGTCACTGCCTTTGTTGGCATGATCGCCATTGGCGCATGCATGATTGGCTATTGGTATCGTAAAATAAATTGGTTCGAGCGAATACTTTCTCTAGCAGCGGGGCTATTATTGATTTATCCAGAAGGGTACTCAGATATTATTGGATTTGTTCTTTTCGTTGGCTTAATCGTTCTTCAACTCTTGACCATGAAAAAAAATAAATCAACTGCATCCCTTCAAAACTAA
- a CDS encoding HAD family hydrolase, protein MDSIIFDLDGTLWDSREQVVRAWNKAIAQSVYSVKTVEKEDLTRTMGLVIPEIADVLFPELSVDEKKHLMDECGVEELAVLKEEGAVLFDDVEEVLKALSMRYKLFIVSNCRDGYIEAFFQSHGLNHYFSDYENPGRTGLPKGENIKLIMQRNQLRSPLYVGDTKGDEKAAAIAGIPFAFAAYGFGEAEGKPDYILQSFRDLRQFA, encoded by the coding sequence ATGGACAGCATTATCTTTGATTTAGATGGTACGTTATGGGATTCACGGGAACAGGTAGTACGTGCCTGGAATAAAGCGATTGCGCAAAGCGTGTATTCAGTGAAAACTGTGGAAAAAGAAGATTTGACAAGGACGATGGGACTTGTGATTCCGGAAATAGCGGATGTGCTTTTTCCAGAGCTTTCGGTTGATGAGAAAAAGCATTTAATGGATGAGTGTGGGGTAGAAGAGCTTGCCGTTTTAAAAGAAGAAGGCGCTGTCTTATTTGATGACGTCGAAGAAGTGCTGAAGGCATTGTCTATGCGCTATAAGCTTTTTATCGTAAGTAACTGTCGGGATGGCTATATTGAAGCCTTTTTTCAATCCCATGGATTAAACCATTATTTTAGTGATTATGAAAACCCTGGTAGAACGGGACTGCCAAAAGGCGAGAATATTAAGCTTATTATGCAAAGAAACCAGTTGCGAAGTCCGTTATATGTAGGAGATACGAAAGGCGATGAGAAGGCTGCTGCTATTGCGGGGATTCCATTTGCTTTTGCAGCATACGGTTTTGGTGAAGCGGAAGGAAAGCCTGATTACATCCTTCAATCCTTTCGAGATTTACGCCAATTTGCATAA
- a CDS encoding YndM family protein, translating into MKHVGIFLTKLLISLFAFSVGFLFFTEATYVDVLTFALLTTILSYIAVDLIILPRFGNRTALVSDFILTYFIVWVFGSVLFANYMLIAWGSILATSIITFCEVFVHNYLLKHMYAQERRRQPRAQFAFNTELAEDEDPTASIKREKD; encoded by the coding sequence TTGAAACACGTTGGTATCTTTTTAACAAAACTACTCATTAGTTTGTTTGCCTTCAGCGTCGGTTTTCTTTTCTTTACAGAAGCAACCTATGTTGATGTTCTCACATTTGCTTTATTAACAACTATTTTATCTTACATTGCTGTTGATTTAATCATCTTACCTCGATTTGGCAATCGTACTGCCTTAGTGAGCGATTTTATTCTCACTTACTTTATTGTATGGGTATTTGGTTCTGTCTTGTTTGCGAACTATATGCTTATTGCATGGGGTAGCATCTTGGCAACGAGCATCATTACCTTTTGTGAAGTCTTTGTTCATAACTACCTGCTTAAGCATATGTACGCACAAGAAAGACGCCGTCAACCACGAGCACAATTCGCATTCAATACAGAATTAGCAGAAGATGAAGATCCGACAGCATCAATAAAGAGAGAAAAAGATTAA
- a CDS encoding MerR family transcriptional regulator: MLISEVSDKTGLSQDTLRYYERIGLIPRVKRSKSGIREYDDLDCRRIEFAKCMRKAGLPIEVLIEYVALYQQGDETAQPRKEILIEQRAQLKERLQDMTETLDRLDQKILQYESMSEAHMQGAQS, encoded by the coding sequence ATGTTAATTTCTGAAGTGAGCGACAAAACGGGATTATCTCAAGATACATTGCGGTATTATGAACGGATCGGACTGATTCCTCGTGTGAAACGAAGCAAAAGTGGCATACGTGAATACGACGATCTGGATTGCCGCAGAATTGAGTTTGCGAAATGTATGCGCAAAGCAGGCTTACCAATTGAAGTGTTAATTGAATACGTGGCGCTTTATCAACAAGGAGATGAAACGGCGCAACCGCGAAAAGAAATTTTGATTGAGCAACGAGCACAATTAAAAGAACGTTTACAAGATATGACAGAAACGCTTGATCGATTGGATCAAAAAATTTTACAGTATGAGTCAATGAGTGAAGCGCATATGCAAGGTGCACAATCGTAA
- a CDS encoding tryptophan--tRNA ligase produces the protein MKRSLTGIKPTGEIHLGNYIGAIKPALDLTKNHDAYYFVANGHALTQAHQKKSLEMSTNGVVATWLALGLDPNKSVLYRQSDIPEIFELSWVLATLSPKGLMNRAHAYKAIVDENKRAERDLDSGVNMGLYTYPILMAADILLLQPDLVPVGRDQIQHIEMARELGLAMKRKHGMSIKLPDASIMEDVAVLPGLDGRKMSKSYENTIPIFLEKEELKKRINKIKTDSLLPHEPKESATSNVFQLYQVFATADEAIAMKNAFQRGISWGEAKAELFTVMNRTLEEPREHYKEWMSKPKEMKRLLQEGAERVRNEATPFLQNIKNEIGLG, from the coding sequence ATGAAGCGTAGTTTAACAGGCATTAAACCAACTGGAGAAATTCATTTAGGAAACTATATTGGCGCGATTAAGCCGGCACTGGACCTTACTAAAAACCATGATGCTTACTACTTTGTTGCCAACGGACATGCGTTAACGCAGGCGCATCAGAAGAAATCGCTAGAAATGTCAACAAACGGGGTTGTCGCAACATGGTTGGCATTAGGTCTTGATCCAAATAAATCTGTTCTTTATCGACAGTCTGACATTCCAGAAATATTTGAGCTTAGTTGGGTGCTCGCGACTCTTTCTCCAAAAGGATTGATGAATCGAGCCCATGCATATAAAGCAATCGTTGATGAGAATAAACGCGCCGAGCGAGATCTCGATTCTGGTGTGAACATGGGTTTATACACCTATCCGATCTTAATGGCAGCGGACATTTTGCTTTTGCAGCCAGACCTTGTACCTGTAGGGCGAGATCAAATTCAACATATCGAAATGGCACGAGAATTAGGACTGGCAATGAAACGGAAGCATGGCATGTCAATTAAGCTTCCTGATGCATCCATTATGGAAGATGTTGCCGTATTGCCTGGTCTAGATGGTCGGAAAATGAGCAAGAGCTATGAGAATACCATTCCAATTTTTTTGGAAAAAGAGGAACTTAAGAAAAGAATCAATAAAATTAAGACTGATTCTTTACTTCCTCATGAGCCAAAAGAGTCAGCTACGTCAAATGTGTTTCAATTATATCAAGTATTTGCGACTGCCGATGAGGCTATTGCCATGAAGAACGCGTTTCAAAGAGGAATTAGCTGGGGAGAGGCGAAAGCGGAATTGTTTACTGTGATGAATCGTACATTAGAAGAACCAAGAGAACATTATAAAGAGTGGATGTCAAAGCCAAAGGAAATGAAGCGATTGTTGCAGGAGGGAGCGGAACGGGTTCGTAACGAAGCGACACCATTTTTACAAAACATAAAAAACGAGATAGGATTAGGGTAG
- a CDS encoding isochorismatase family protein, producing MNQVLLIIDTQKDLVEGSHVEQGVFQKDLLLRKINLLIQKARELAVPVIFIRDKDVAEGEGDGFDVHPEINRASSDVCFDKEATNAFYQTGLLDYLKQHQVGHLVIAGCKTEHCIDTAVRTATVNGFDVTLAGDAHSTSNSDVLSANQIIAHHNVALHGHYNVDHFSVVREVEEDLFTPSHDTYR from the coding sequence ATGAACCAAGTTTTACTAATTATTGATACACAAAAGGATTTAGTTGAAGGGAGTCATGTTGAGCAAGGTGTTTTTCAAAAGGATCTCTTATTAAGAAAGATCAACCTTCTCATTCAAAAAGCAAGGGAGCTTGCAGTACCTGTAATCTTTATCCGCGATAAAGACGTGGCGGAAGGAGAGGGTGACGGGTTTGATGTTCACCCTGAAATCAATAGAGCAAGTAGCGATGTTTGTTTTGATAAAGAAGCAACAAATGCTTTTTATCAAACCGGGTTATTGGATTATTTAAAGCAACATCAGGTGGGGCATCTTGTTATAGCTGGTTGTAAAACGGAGCACTGCATTGATACGGCTGTTCGAACTGCTACCGTTAATGGCTTTGATGTAACGTTGGCAGGTGATGCTCATTCAACGTCTAATAGTGATGTGCTGTCTGCAAATCAAATTATTGCACACCATAACGTCGCCTTGCACGGTCATTATAATGTTGACCATTTTTCAGTCGTTCGAGAAGTTGAGGAAGATCTCTTTACACCTTCTCACGATACGTATCGATAG
- the aldA gene encoding aldehyde dehydrogenase: MKPQHLYINGEFVESQSNDIIDVINPATEEVISKVVDATEEETNHAVESAWRGQKEWEKVPQIERGQIVRKIGDEIAADKETFAKMLSEEQGKPLEEARGEIDTAVSFFHYMSEWNRKIGGDIMPSDDPNEQILIQKKPIGVVAGIIPWNYPVFIFARKVATSLITGCSVVIKPSEETPNTAIAFSKILDNVGLPKGVYNLVTGKGDTVGNRLSSHPKVALISMTGSVPAGTKVMEAAAQNITKVNLELGGKAPIIVSKHADLDLAVKNIKASRIENAGQACISAERVYVQEEVADAFTKKMVAAMEDTKVGYSLNDDNVEMGPLSSAHHLEKVESLVNNAKDNGARIEVGGERMNMDKGYFYAPTVITNVKHEDEIMTTEVFGPVLPITTYKTFAEAIEYANDSIYGLASALYTNDYNEMMQAARDLHYGETFVNRETGEAIQGYHAGMRQSGIGGTDGKHGLNDFLSTHVMYLAYKDNN; this comes from the coding sequence ATGAAACCCCAACATTTATATATAAATGGCGAATTTGTTGAATCACAATCGAATGACATCATTGACGTCATTAACCCAGCTACAGAAGAAGTTATTTCTAAAGTTGTTGATGCAACAGAAGAAGAAACGAATCACGCGGTTGAATCTGCTTGGCGCGGTCAAAAAGAGTGGGAAAAAGTACCTCAAATTGAACGCGGACAAATCGTACGCAAAATCGGTGATGAGATTGCCGCAGACAAAGAAACATTTGCTAAAATGCTCAGTGAAGAACAAGGAAAACCTTTAGAAGAAGCCCGTGGCGAAATCGATACAGCAGTAAGCTTTTTCCACTACATGTCTGAATGGAACCGTAAGATTGGCGGCGATATCATGCCGAGCGATGACCCCAATGAACAAATCCTTATTCAGAAAAAGCCAATTGGTGTGGTAGCAGGTATTATTCCTTGGAACTACCCTGTCTTCATCTTTGCACGTAAAGTGGCAACCTCTTTAATTACAGGTTGTTCTGTTGTCATTAAACCATCCGAAGAAACGCCAAATACAGCGATTGCGTTTTCAAAAATCCTTGATAACGTTGGTTTACCAAAAGGCGTTTATAACTTAGTTACAGGTAAAGGTGACACGGTCGGAAATCGCCTAAGCAGCCATCCAAAAGTTGCGCTAATTAGTATGACTGGAAGCGTACCAGCCGGCACAAAAGTAATGGAAGCAGCAGCTCAAAATATTACGAAAGTGAATTTAGAGCTTGGCGGGAAGGCCCCTATCATCGTCTCAAAACATGCTGATCTTGATCTAGCTGTAAAAAATATTAAAGCTTCCCGTATCGAAAATGCTGGACAAGCTTGTATCTCAGCTGAACGAGTTTATGTACAAGAAGAAGTAGCAGACGCATTTACCAAGAAAATGGTCGCAGCTATGGAAGATACAAAAGTTGGCTATTCTTTAAATGATGACAATGTTGAAATGGGACCTCTATCCAGTGCTCATCACTTAGAAAAAGTAGAATCTCTTGTGAACAATGCGAAAGACAACGGCGCACGCATTGAAGTAGGCGGAGAGCGTATGAACATGGATAAAGGATACTTTTATGCACCTACCGTTATTACAAACGTGAAGCATGAAGACGAGATTATGACAACGGAAGTGTTCGGTCCAGTCTTACCTATCACCACGTACAAAACGTTTGCTGAAGCCATTGAGTATGCAAATGATTCCATTTATGGCTTGGCATCTGCTCTTTACACGAACGATTATAATGAAATGATGCAAGCAGCTCGCGACCTTCATTATGGTGAAACATTCGTTAACCGTGAAACAGGAGAAGCAATCCAAGGCTACCACGCAGGAATGCGTCAATCTGGGATTGGCGGTACCGACGGAAAGCACGGTTTAAACGACTTCCTTTCTACACATGTAATGTACTTGGCTTATAAAGACAATAACTAA
- a CDS encoding SLAP domain-containing protein — protein sequence MVQTLMLHPAWEKTIDPNDLSQIQQLLQQEPDQRFIPYRKAFNHRDDLLVTVIVQNRSEHPEEWEERPLAYVEKGQTIAEKNFSIHTLPPFTSMPWTFIFEKGLLNGQPELRGLLIENI from the coding sequence ATGGTGCAGACACTTATGCTACATCCCGCTTGGGAAAAAACCATTGACCCAAACGATTTGAGCCAAATTCAACAATTGCTACAGCAGGAGCCTGATCAACGCTTTATTCCGTATCGAAAGGCTTTTAATCATCGAGACGATTTGCTTGTTACGGTGATTGTTCAAAATCGGTCCGAACATCCTGAAGAGTGGGAGGAGCGGCCTCTTGCTTACGTAGAAAAAGGGCAGACGATTGCTGAAAAAAACTTTTCCATTCACACATTGCCTCCGTTTACGAGTATGCCATGGACCTTTATTTTTGAGAAAGGCCTTCTTAACGGTCAACCAGAGTTAAGAGGATTGTTAATAGAAAACATTTAG